CGACCACAAGGAgagcgccacgcccgcgggTTCAGTCCTCCGCGAGCTGCTTAAAaacgaggctgccgccgccgtcatcctctacgatgatggtgacgaaCCGGGGTCCAGTGCAAAGGGGCTCAACGCCATTGATCGTGATCGGCCACAGAGTGGGCGTGGCGTCTTCTGGAAGTTCTTCGAGTGGATCGACAAGAGCTCATTCGAggttgccgccgatgccttCACCACGTTTCGTGTACGTCAATGTTTCTATGGCTTCAGCCCATGTACAGAAACTGATAATTGTCTATAGGAACTCCTGACACGGCACAAAGATTTGGTCCCACGCTACTTGTCCGTCAACTTCGACCTCTTTTTTGATAAATATAACAAGATTTTGGTCCAATCCAATAGCTACGTCACGAAGAGGCAATCAATCAAACTTCTTGGCGAGATACTTCTGGACCGCTCCAACTACAGCGTCATGACCGCGTACGTCGACCAAGGCGACCACCTCAAGATATGTATGAActtgctgcgcgacgacaggAAAATGGTCCAGTACGAAGGCTTTCATGTATTCAAGGTGTTCGTCGCCAACCCTCACAAGTCGGTTGCTGTGCAAAAGATCCTACTCATGAATCGCGAGAAGCTTTTGACCTTCTTGTCGCACTTCCTCGAAGACCGGACCGACGATGAGCAGTTCATCGATGAGCGGGACTTCTTGATCAAACA
The genomic region above belongs to Purpureocillium takamizusanense chromosome 5, complete sequence and contains:
- the HYM1 gene encoding Hym1p (COG:S~EggNog:ENOG503NY6M~BUSCO:EOG092633QB) gives rise to the protein MSFLFGRARSRAAADLPRQARDHVSRLDGPNGAAKAEELARVLAQMKLVLQGTHETDSSPEQIYQLVTGLIDEDLLHLLAVNLYRLPFESRKDTQVIFSYVFRFRPAAAAPKSDPIALSYVVCNRPQVLVELCRAYDHKESATPAGSVLRELLKNEAAAAVILYDDGDEPGSSAKGLNAIDRDRPQSGRGVFWKFFEWIDKSSFEVAADAFTTFRELLTRHKDLVPRYLSVNFDLFFDKYNKILVQSNSYVTKRQSIKLLGEILLDRSNYSVMTAYVDQGDHLKICMNLLRDDRKMVQYEGFHVFKVFVANPHKSVAVQKILLMNREKLLTFLSHFLEDRTDDEQFIDERDFLIKQIRNMPPSPIPPQR